In Phocoena phocoena chromosome 11, mPhoPho1.1, whole genome shotgun sequence, one DNA window encodes the following:
- the PRR13 gene encoding proline-rich protein 13, whose product MWNPNAGQPGPYPHPPNVGYPGGCNPAHPPPATPTFPPGPFPTPPGAPQGHPAFPPGGPCHPVPQPGYPGCQPSGPYPPPYPPPAPGMCPVNPLAPGMVGPGMVIDKKMQKKMRKAHKKKQKHHKHGKHSSSSSSSSSDSD is encoded by the exons ATGTGGAATCCCAATGCCG GGCAGCCAGGGCCATATCCACACCCCCCTAACGTCGGGTACCCTGGAGGTTGCAATCCTGCCCATCCACCACCTGCCACCCCTACCTTTCCTCCAGGCCCCTTTCCCACTCCCCCAGGAGCACCCCAGGGGCATCCAGCCTTTCCCCCTGGTGGGCCCTGTCACCCTGTGCCACAACCAGGGTATCCAGGATGCCAACCCTCAGGTCCCTACCCCCCTCCATACCCACCACCTGCCCCTGGCATGTGTCCTGTGAATCCATTGGCTCCTGGCATGGTAGGACCAGGAATGGTGATTGACAAGAAGatgcaaaagaaaatgagaaaagctcATAAGAAGAAGCAGAAACACCACAAACATGGCAAG cattcctcctcctcctcctcttccagcaGTGACTCTGACTGA
- the AMHR2 gene encoding anti-Muellerian hormone type-2 receptor isoform X2, whose translation MLGILGLWALLPTAVQAPPGRRTCVFFEAPGVRGSTKNLGKLLDAGPGPPRVIRCLYSRCCFGIWNLTQDQAQVEMQGCRDSDEPGCESPHCDPSPRAHPSPSFALFTCSCGTDFCNANYSHLPHLGSPGTPGSQGPKAIPGESIWTALVLLGLLLLLLLLSNIILALLQRKACPVHGGPEPEPEPHSGRDWSAELPELPELCFSQVIREGGHAVVWAGRLQGKLVAIKAFPLRAVAQFQAERALYGLPGLRHDHIVRLITASRGSPGPLPCGPLLVLELHPKGSLCHYLAQHTSDWGSSLRMALSLAQGLAFLHEERWQDGQYKPGIAHRDLSSQNVLIRDDGSCAIGDLGLALVLPGLAQPPSWAPTQPRGPAAIMEDPGGLRELLEDCWDADPEARLTAECVQQRLASLARPQEAHPFPQGCPHGCPPLCPEDRLSTPPPCHSPS comes from the exons ATGCTGGGGATTCTGGGGCTTTGGGCACTGCTTCCCACAGCTGTGCAAG CACCCCCAGGCAGGCGGACCTGTGTGTTCTTTGAGGCCCCTGGAGTGCGGGGAAGCACCAAGAATCTGGGGAAGCTGCTAGATGCAGGACCAGGGCCCCCCAGGGTTATCCGCTGCCTCTACAGCCGCTGCTGCTTTGGGATCTGGAACCTGACCCAAGACCAGGCACAGGTGGAGATGCAAG GATGCCGAGACAGTGATGAGCCAGGCTGTGAGTCCCCCCACTGTGATCCGAGCCCCCGAGCCCATCCTAGTCCCAGCTTTGCTCTCTTCACCTGCTCCTGTGGCACTGACTTCTGCAATGCCAATTACAGCCATCTGCCTCATCTGGGGAGCCCTGGGACACCTGGTTCCCAGGGTCCCAAGGCCATCCCAG GCGAGTCCATCTGGACGGCACTGGTGCTGCTGGGGCTGCTccttctcctgctgctgctgagcAACATCATCTTGG CCCTGCTACAACGGAAGGCCTGCCCAGTGCACGGTGGGCcagagccggagccggagccacACTCAGGCAGGGACTGGAGTGCCGAGCTGCCGGAGCTGCCTGAGCTGTGCTTCTCCCAG GTAATCCGGGAAGGAGGTCACGCAGTGGTGTGGGCCGGGCGGCTGCAAGGCAAGCTGGTAGCCATCAAGGCCTTCCCCCTGAGGGCTGTGGCCCAGTTCCAAGCTGAGAGAGCATTGTACGGGCTGCCGGGCCTACGGCATGACCACATTGTCCGCTTGATCACCGCCAGCAGGGGCAGCCCTGGTCCCCTGCCCTGTGGGCCCCTGCTGGTACTGGAACTACACCCCAAG GGTTCCCTGTGCCACTACTTGGCCCAGCACACCAGTGACTGGGGAAGTTCCCTGCGGATGGCACTGTCCCTGGCTCAGGGCCTGGCGTTTCTCCATGAGGAACGCTGGCAGGATG GCCAATATAAACCAGGTATCGCCCACCGGGATCTGAGCAGCCAGAATGTGCTCATTCGGGACGATGGGTCATGTGCCATTGGAGACCTGGGCCTCGCCTTGGTGCTCCCTGGCCTTGCCCAGCCCCCATCCTGGGCTCCTACTCAACCCCGAGGCCCAGCTGCCATCATGGAG GACCCTGGTGGCCTGAGAGAACTCCTGGAGGACTGCTGGGATGCAGACCCAGAAGCACGGCTGACAGCTGAGTGTGTACAGCAGCGCCTGGCTTCCCTGGCCCGTCCTCAGGAGGCCCACCCCTTCCCACAGGGCTGTCCACATGGCTGCCCACCTCTCTGCCCAGAAGACCGTCTCTCCACTCCTCCGCCCTGCCATTCTCCCTCGTAG
- the AMHR2 gene encoding anti-Muellerian hormone type-2 receptor isoform X1, whose translation MLGILGLWALLPTAVQAPPGRRTCVFFEAPGVRGSTKNLGKLLDAGPGPPRVIRCLYSRCCFGIWNLTQDQAQVEMQGCRDSDEPGCESPHCDPSPRAHPSPSFALFTCSCGTDFCNANYSHLPHLGSPGTPGSQGPKAIPGESIWTALVLLGLLLLLLLLSNIILALLQRKACPVHGGPEPEPEPHSGRDWSAELPELPELCFSQVIREGGHAVVWAGRLQGKLVAIKAFPLRAVAQFQAERALYGLPGLRHDHIVRLITASRGSPGPLPCGPLLVLELHPKGSLCHYLAQHTSDWGSSLRMALSLAQGLAFLHEERWQDGQYKPGIAHRDLSSQNVLIRDDGSCAIGDLGLALVLPGLAQPPSWAPTQPRGPAAIMEAGTQRYMAPELLDKTLDLQDWGTALRRADVYSLALLLWEIMSRCPDLRPDSRTPPFQLAYEAELGSTPTTCELWTLAVEERRRPHIPSTWCCFATDPGGLRELLEDCWDADPEARLTAECVQQRLASLARPQEAHPFPQGCPHGCPPLCPEDRLSTPPPCHSPS comes from the exons ATGCTGGGGATTCTGGGGCTTTGGGCACTGCTTCCCACAGCTGTGCAAG CACCCCCAGGCAGGCGGACCTGTGTGTTCTTTGAGGCCCCTGGAGTGCGGGGAAGCACCAAGAATCTGGGGAAGCTGCTAGATGCAGGACCAGGGCCCCCCAGGGTTATCCGCTGCCTCTACAGCCGCTGCTGCTTTGGGATCTGGAACCTGACCCAAGACCAGGCACAGGTGGAGATGCAAG GATGCCGAGACAGTGATGAGCCAGGCTGTGAGTCCCCCCACTGTGATCCGAGCCCCCGAGCCCATCCTAGTCCCAGCTTTGCTCTCTTCACCTGCTCCTGTGGCACTGACTTCTGCAATGCCAATTACAGCCATCTGCCTCATCTGGGGAGCCCTGGGACACCTGGTTCCCAGGGTCCCAAGGCCATCCCAG GCGAGTCCATCTGGACGGCACTGGTGCTGCTGGGGCTGCTccttctcctgctgctgctgagcAACATCATCTTGG CCCTGCTACAACGGAAGGCCTGCCCAGTGCACGGTGGGCcagagccggagccggagccacACTCAGGCAGGGACTGGAGTGCCGAGCTGCCGGAGCTGCCTGAGCTGTGCTTCTCCCAG GTAATCCGGGAAGGAGGTCACGCAGTGGTGTGGGCCGGGCGGCTGCAAGGCAAGCTGGTAGCCATCAAGGCCTTCCCCCTGAGGGCTGTGGCCCAGTTCCAAGCTGAGAGAGCATTGTACGGGCTGCCGGGCCTACGGCATGACCACATTGTCCGCTTGATCACCGCCAGCAGGGGCAGCCCTGGTCCCCTGCCCTGTGGGCCCCTGCTGGTACTGGAACTACACCCCAAG GGTTCCCTGTGCCACTACTTGGCCCAGCACACCAGTGACTGGGGAAGTTCCCTGCGGATGGCACTGTCCCTGGCTCAGGGCCTGGCGTTTCTCCATGAGGAACGCTGGCAGGATG GCCAATATAAACCAGGTATCGCCCACCGGGATCTGAGCAGCCAGAATGTGCTCATTCGGGACGATGGGTCATGTGCCATTGGAGACCTGGGCCTCGCCTTGGTGCTCCCTGGCCTTGCCCAGCCCCCATCCTGGGCTCCTACTCAACCCCGAGGCCCAGCTGCCATCATGGAG GCTGGCACCCAGAGGTACATGGCACCGGAGCTCTTGGACAAGACTCTGGACCTACAGGACTGGGGCACGGCCCTCCGGCGAGCTGACGTTTACTCTCTGGCTCTGCTCCTGTGGGAGATCATGAGCCGCTGCCCAGATTTGAGACCCG ACAGCAGAACACCACCCTTCCAACTGGCCTATGAGGCAGAACTGGGTAGCACCCCTACCACCTGTGAGCTGTGGACCTTGGCAGTGGAGGAGAGAAGGCGCCCTCACATCCCATCCACCTGGTGCTGCTTTGCCACA GACCCTGGTGGCCTGAGAGAACTCCTGGAGGACTGCTGGGATGCAGACCCAGAAGCACGGCTGACAGCTGAGTGTGTACAGCAGCGCCTGGCTTCCCTGGCCCGTCCTCAGGAGGCCCACCCCTTCCCACAGGGCTGTCCACATGGCTGCCCACCTCTCTGCCCAGAAGACCGTCTCTCCACTCCTCCGCCCTGCCATTCTCCCTCGTAG